One Physeter macrocephalus isolate SW-GA chromosome 19, ASM283717v5, whole genome shotgun sequence genomic window carries:
- the C19H22orf31 gene encoding LOW QUALITY PROTEIN: uncharacterized protein C22orf31 homolog (The sequence of the model RefSeq protein was modified relative to this genomic sequence to represent the inferred CDS: inserted 1 base in 1 codon): protein MAAAPKLMQKTHPISVRRDPSNPTYGLRQSILLNTRLQDCYVDSPALTNIWTARKCAKQNINAPVXGTTSSWEVVKNPLIASSFSLVKLSLRQQLKEKCCPVPRKFGDAKPSKRLKPKDDSATKAAQWGGIRNSISSKSKWPVGQWPGSPRHRRPAGGVNEGKESSKEKKVTLCQDLESRYAEHVAATQVLPRDIGTVSWKGRASLPEMRKRQQLSEDALTIHGLRTEGHRALHHTVVEPMLWNPSVTPERYSLELGKAIKKKPWEALCSQAATPEGAQKDPLPGRKRPEVHEEPAPKKWPKLKSEK, encoded by the exons ATGGCAGCAGCACCCAAACTCATGCAGAAGACT CATCCAATCTCTGTGAGACGAGATCCCAGCAACCCCACCTATGGACTCCGACAGTCTATCTTACTGAACACCAGGCTTCAGGACTGCTATGTGGACTCGCCAGCTCTCACCAACATCTGGACAGCCAGAAAGTGTGCAAAGCAGAACATCAATGCTCCCG CAGGTACCACCTCTTCTTGGGAAGTTGTAAAGAACCCATTAATTGCCAGTTCCTTCTCCCTGGTTAAACTGTCGCTCAGGCAACAACTGAAGGAGAAATGCTGCCCAGTACCACGCAAGTTTGGAGATGCGAAACCCTCAAAGAGATTAAAGCCCAAGGACGATTCAGCTACGAAAGCCGCCCAGTGGGGTGGGATAAGAAACTCCATCAGTTCCAAGAGCAAGTGGCCAGTGGGGCAGTGGCCAGGCTCACCCAGGCACAGGAGGCCTGCAGGAGGCGTCAACGAG GGTAAAGAaagttcaaaggagaaaaaagtaacaCTCTGCCAAGATCTTGAGAGCAGATATGCTGAACATGTGGCTGCCACCCAAGTGCTACCCCGGGACATTGGGACAGTGTCCTGGAAGGGCCGAGCCTCACTTCCGGAAATGAGGAAGAGACAGCAGTTGTCGGAGGATGCATTAACCATCCATGGCCTCCGCACAGAGGGCCACCGGGCTCTGCACCACACGGTGGTGGAGCCAATGCTGTGGAATCCTTCGGTGACCCCCGAGAGGTACAGTTTGGAGCTGGGCAAGGCCATCAAAAAAAAGCCCTGGGAGGCTCTTTGCAGCCAGGCTGCCACCCCTGAAGGTGCTCAGAAGGACCCACTGCCAGGCAGGAAGAGGCCGGAGGTCCACGAGGAGCCTGCTCCCAAGAAATGGCCCAAGTTAAAAAGCGAGAAATAG
- the ZNRF3 gene encoding E3 ubiquitin-protein ligase ZNRF3, which yields MHPLGLCNNNDEEDLYEYGWVGVVKLEQPELDPKPCLTVLGKAKRAVQRGATAVIFDVSENPEAIDQLNQGSEDPLKRPVVYVKGADAIKLMNIVNKQKVARARIQHRPPRQPTEYFDMGIFLAFFVVVSLVCLILLVKIKLKQRRSQNSMNRLAVQALEKMETRKFNSKSKGRREGSCGALDTLSSSSTSDCAICLEKYIDGEELRVIPCTHRFHRKCVDPWLLQHHTCPHCRHNIIEQKGNPSAVCLETGSLARSRQQRVILPVHYPGRVHRASAIPAYPTRTSMDAHGNPVTLLTVDRRGEQGLFPPQTPTYIRGYPPLHLDHSLAPHSCGLEHRPYSPPPHFRRPKFGGRSFSKAACFSQYETMYQHYYFRGLSYPEQEGQPPPSLAPGGPARAFPLGGGGSGSGSGSGLLFAPAVHAAPASHLESGSASSFSCYHGHRSVCSGYLADGPGSDSSSSSGSSGQCRCSSSDSVVDCTEVSNQGVYGSCSTFRSSLSSDYDPFVYRSRSPCRAGDVGGSGRGPVVRLEGSPPPEELLSAARGPGAGRGEPWPGPASPSGDQLSTCSLEMNYSSSSSLEPRGPNSSTSEGGLEASPGAAPDLRRTWKGAREGPTCACCCEPQTPAPDPGAGAAGGGILFLGPPPCEGCGPQGGESQPGSSQGPYGLHPDHLPRTDGVKYEGLPCCFYEEKQVAHGGGGGGGAGRYTEDCSVRVQYTLAQELPPSCHPGARDLSQRIPIIPEDVDCDLGLPSECQGTRGLSPWGGTLPGPNALWPYRGLGAAQQEERVPCCLARAPLSPPCPPEDVGGPGASHPSAPQDTQGSSATAAEAAGPRSRPADSGGPGA from the exons CTAAACCAGGGGTCAGAAGACCCACTCAAGAGGCCAGTGGTGTATGTGAAGGGCGCAGACGCCATCAAGCTGATGAACATTGTCAACAAGCAGAAAGTGGCTCGAGCAAGGATCCAGCACCGCCCTCCTCGA CAACCCACGGAATACTTTGATATGGGGATCTTCCTGGCCTTCTTCGTCGTGGTCTCCTTGGTCTGCCTCATCCTCCTTGTCAAAATCAAGCTGAAGCAGCGACGCAGTCAG AATTCCATGAACAGACTGGCCGTGCAGGCCCTGGAGAAGATGGAAACCAGGAAGTTCAACTCCAAGAGCAAGGGGCGCCGGGAGGGGAGCTGCGGGGCCCTGGACACGCTCAGCAGCAGCTCCACATCCGACTGTGCCATCTGCCTGGAGAAGTACATCGATGGAGAG gagCTGCGGGTCATCCCCTGTACTCACCGCTTTCACAGGAAGTGCGTGGACCCGTGGCTGCTGCAGCACCACACCTGCCCCCACTGTCGACACAACATCATAG AACAAAAGGGAAACCCGAGCGCTGTGTGCTTGGAGACCGGCAGCCTGGCGCGCAGCCGGCAGCAGAGGGTGATCTTGCCGGTGCACTACCCCGGCCGCGTACACAGGGCCAGCGCCATCCCCGCCTACCCCACGAGGACGAGCATGGACGCCCACGGGAACCCTGTCACGCTGCTAACTGTGGACCGGCGCGGAGAGCAGGGCCTCTTCCCGCCGCAGACCCCCACCTACATCCGCGGCTACCCGCCCCTCCATCTGGACCACAGCCTGGCCCCTCACAGCTGCGGCCTGGAGCACCGGCCCTACTCGCCGCCCCCCCACTTCCGCAGGCCCAAGTTCGGCGGCCGCAGCTTCTCCAAGGCAGCTTGCTTCTCCCAGTACGAGACCATGTACCAGCACTACTACTTCCGGGGCCTCAGCTACCCCGAGCAGGAGGGgcagccccctcccagcctcGCCCCCGGGGGCCCAGCTCGGGCCTTCCCCctgggcggcggcggcagcggcagcggcagcggcagcggcctGCTCTTTGCCCCTGCAGTGCACGCGGCCCCAGCCTCGCACCTGGAGAGCGGCAGTGCGTCCAGCTTCAGCTGCTACCACGGCCACCGCTCGGTGTGCAGCGGCTACCTGGCCGACGGCCCGGGAagcgacagcagcagcagcagtggcagctcAGGCCAGTGCCGCTGCTCCTCCAGCGACTCAGTGGTGGACTGCACGGAGGTCAGCAACCAGGGCGTGTACGGGAGCTGCTCCACCTTCCGCAGCTCTCTCAGCAGCGACTATGACCCCTTCGTCTACCGCAGCCGCAGCCCCTGTCGCGCCGGAGACGTGGGGGGCTCAGGCCGGGGGCCCGTGGTGCGCCTCGAGGGCTCCCCGCCCCCCGAGGAGCTCCTGTCTGCGGCCCGAGGCCCAGGTGCGGGGCGGGGAGAGCCCTGGCCCGGGCCCGCCTCTCCCTCAGGGGACCAGCTGTCCACCTGCAGCCTGGAGATGAACTACAGTAGTAGCTCCTCCCTGGAGCCCCGGGGGCCCAACAGCTCTACCTCAGAAGGGGGGCTCGAGGCCTCTCCCGGGGCCGCCCCGGACCTCAGGAGGACCTGGAAGGGGGCCCGGGAGGGGCCGACGTGTGCCTGCTGCTGTGAGCCCCAGACCCCAGCCCCAGACCCCGGAGCGGGAGCGGCCGGGGGCGGCATCTTGTTCCTGGGCCCCCCGCCTTGTGAGGGCTGCGGCCCCCAGGGTGGGGAGTCACAGCCGGGGAGCTCCCAGGGCCCCTATGGCCTTCACCCGGACCATTTGCCCAGGACAGATGGGGTGAAGTACGAGGGCCTGCCCTGCTGCTTCTATGAAGAGAAGCAGGTGGCccatggcgggggcgggggcgggggtgccgGCCGCTACACCGAGGACTGCTCGGTACGTGTGCAGTACACGCTGGCCCAGGAGCTCCCGCCCAGCTGCCACCCCGGGGCCCGGGACCTGAGCCAGCGCATCCCCATCATTCCGGAGGATGTGGACTGTGACTTGGGCTTGCCCTCCGAATGCCAAGGGACCCGGGGCCTCAGCCCCTGGGGTGGGACGCTGCCAGGTCCGAATGCCCTGTGGCCCTACAGGGGTCTGGGAGCAGCCCAGCAAGAAGAACGGGTTCCGTGCTGCCTGGCCAGGGCACCTCTGtcacctccctgccctccagaggATGTGGGGGGCCCTGGGGCCAGCCACCCAAGTGCCCCCCAGGACACTCAGGGCTCCAGCGCCACAGCCGCCGAGGCTGCAG gACCGAGATCTCGCCCGGCCGACAGTGGCggccctggagcctga